Proteins co-encoded in one Garra rufa chromosome 7, GarRuf1.0, whole genome shotgun sequence genomic window:
- the LOC141338555 gene encoding DNA damage-regulated autophagy modulator protein 2-like yields MWWFQEGLCVLPVALVIWTAATFIFAYITAVILRHVDPLLPYISDTGAMAPERCVFGLMLNVSAFLGVATMYVRFKQLQALVDSEDTRLNRLNRMGFVLGCASSLGMCVVANFQKTTVFSMHLVGAILTFGVGALYILVQTALSYLMQPHIHSKSVFWTRLSVCFWTFTSIICMFVSSVVMYSTLSGTEVNKKLHWTPGELGYTPHIVSTISEWSLALSFISFFFTYIRDFKKINLRAEAELQSNHLYNSHHYRPVPSRGPLETSPLLAGSI; encoded by the exons ATGTGGTGGTTTCAGGAGGGTTTGTGTGTTCTGCCGGTGGCTCTGGTCATCTGGACCGCCGCCACCTTCATCTTCGCCTACATCACGGCCGTCATCCTGAGACACGTCGACCCGCTGCTGCCCTACATCAG TGACACGGGGGCGATGGCGCCGGAGAGATGCGTGTTTGGACTCATGCTCAATGTGTCCGCTTTCTTAG GGGTCGCTACTATGTACGTGCGCTTCAAGCAGCTTCAGGCCCTTGTGGATTCTGAGGACACCCGTCTGAACCGCCTCAATCGGATGGGGTTTGTTCTGGGATGCGCAAGCTCGCTCGGCATGTGCGTCGTCGCCAACTTCCAG AAAACCACTGTGTTCTCGATGCACCTGGTGGGCGCCATACTGACGTTCGGCGTGGGCGCGCTCTACATCCTGGTCCAGACGGCGCTGTCGTACCTCATGCAGCCGCACATCCACAGCAAATCCGTGTTCTGGACTCGCCTCAGCGTCTGCTTCTGGACCTTCACCAGCATCATCTGCA TGTTCGTGTCGTCTGTGGTCATGTACAGCACTCTGTCAGGAACCGAGGTCAACAAGAAGCTGCACTGGACGCCTGGAGAACTT GGTTACACTCCCCACATCGTCAGCACCATCTCTGAATGGTCTCTGGCTCTGTCCTTCATCAGCTTCTTCTTCACCTACATACGAGACTTCAAG AAGATCAACCTGCGAGCAGAAGCGGAGCTTCAGAGCAACCACTTGTATAATTCGCACCATTACAGGCCCGTTCCTTCACGCGGACCCTTGGAGACGTCTCCGCTGCTCGCCGGCAGCATCTGA